A section of the Virgibacillus sp. NKC19-3 genome encodes:
- the guaA gene encoding glutamine-hydrolyzing GMP synthase — METNDMILVLDFGSQYNQLITRRIREFGVYSELHSHQLSAEAIREMNPKGIILSGGPHSVYDEDSFRCDKEIFELDIPILGICYGMQLMSLHYGGTVEKAKNREYGKAHIELQAEPPLFKHTPSTQTVWMSHGDKVIDTPPTFHIDATSPSTPIAAMSDPEKKRYGVQFHPEVRHSEYGNHLLKQFVFEICQSGGAWTIENFIDMEVEKIQEKVGDRKVLCALSGGVDSSVVAALIHKAIGDQLTCIFVDHGLLRKNEADDVMRVFADDFHMNIIKVDAKDRFLSKLKGVDDPEKKRQIIGNEFIYVFDDEADKLKDIDFLAQGTLYTDIIESGTETAHTIKSHHNVGGLPEDMQFDLIEPLNALFKDEVRELGSQLGIPDHIVWRQPFPGPGLAIRVLGEVTEEKLEIVRESDAILREEIAAAGLERDIWQYFTVLPNIRSVGVMGDVRTYDYTIGIRAVTSIDGMTSDWARIPWETLEKISTRMVNDVEHINRVVYDVTSKPPSTIEWE, encoded by the coding sequence ATGGAAACAAACGATATGATACTCGTACTTGATTTTGGCAGTCAATACAATCAGTTAATCACAAGAAGAATAAGAGAATTTGGTGTTTATAGTGAATTGCACTCCCATCAGTTATCAGCAGAAGCGATCAGGGAAATGAATCCAAAAGGAATTATCCTTTCAGGTGGTCCGCATAGTGTTTATGATGAGGATAGCTTCCGCTGTGATAAGGAGATCTTCGAATTGGATATCCCCATCTTAGGTATCTGCTATGGCATGCAGCTCATGTCTCTCCATTATGGTGGTACCGTTGAAAAAGCAAAGAATCGGGAATATGGGAAAGCACATATTGAGCTACAAGCCGAACCGCCTCTTTTTAAACATACACCAAGTACGCAGACCGTATGGATGAGCCATGGCGACAAAGTGATCGATACGCCACCAACATTTCACATTGATGCTACAAGTCCATCTACACCAATTGCTGCCATGAGTGACCCGGAGAAAAAACGATATGGCGTTCAGTTCCATCCGGAGGTGCGTCATTCGGAATATGGCAATCATTTACTAAAGCAATTCGTTTTCGAGATTTGCCAAAGCGGTGGAGCATGGACGATTGAGAATTTTATCGATATGGAAGTGGAGAAAATTCAGGAGAAAGTCGGCGATCGTAAGGTGTTATGTGCACTAAGCGGTGGCGTTGACTCATCCGTTGTGGCAGCTTTAATTCATAAAGCAATCGGCGATCAACTTACATGTATCTTTGTCGATCATGGCCTGCTCCGGAAAAATGAAGCAGATGATGTGATGCGTGTATTTGCGGATGATTTTCATATGAATATCATTAAGGTCGATGCCAAAGATCGTTTTCTATCCAAACTAAAAGGGGTGGACGATCCGGAGAAGAAACGTCAAATCATCGGGAATGAATTTATTTATGTTTTCGATGATGAAGCAGACAAGCTAAAGGACATCGACTTTCTGGCACAGGGGACGTTGTATACCGATATCATTGAAAGTGGAACCGAAACAGCACACACCATAAAATCCCATCACAACGTTGGTGGACTGCCAGAGGATATGCAATTTGATCTGATCGAGCCATTAAATGCCCTTTTTAAGGATGAAGTTCGTGAACTTGGTTCTCAATTAGGCATACCGGATCACATCGTTTGGCGTCAGCCTTTCCCTGGCCCGGGTCTGGCAATCCGTGTACTGGGTGAAGTAACGGAAGAAAAACTGGAAATTGTTCGTGAATCCGACGCTATCTTGCGTGAAGAAATTGCTGCTGCGGGATTAGAGCGCGACATTTGGCAATATTTCACCGTACTACCGAATATTCGCAGCGTTGGCGTCATGGGGGACGTGCGTACGTATGATTACACTATCGGGATCCGTGCCGTTACTTCCATTGATGGCATGACCTCCGATTGGGCACGCATTCCCTGGGAAACCCTAGAAAAAATATCAACGAGAATGGTAAATGACGTGGAGCATATCAACCGCGTCGTGTATGATGTGACGAGTAAGCCCCCAAGTACGATTGAGTGGGAATGA
- a CDS encoding NUDIX hydrolase → MFKYTVCFIKNNNDILMLNREKPPIMGVWNGVGGKIEKGESSDEGALREVFEETDIRVDNYFSKGTVSWESSNGNLDGIYVYLYEVGNDLKFETPKKTREGILDWKSIDWLLNPNNLGTADKVSQYLPVLLKEKGIYSLKYENGKMFIL, encoded by the coding sequence ATGTTTAAGTACACAGTATGTTTTATTAAAAATAATAATGATATATTAATGCTTAACCGAGAAAAGCCTCCAATTATGGGGGTTTGGAATGGTGTAGGCGGTAAAATTGAGAAAGGTGAATCTTCCGATGAGGGTGCATTACGTGAAGTATTTGAGGAAACAGACATAAGAGTAGATAATTACTTTTCTAAAGGCACTGTATCCTGGGAATCTTCAAATGGTAACCTTGATGGAATATATGTTTATCTATATGAAGTGGGAAATGATTTAAAATTTGAAACTCCTAAAAAAACAAGAGAAGGTATATTAGATTGGAAATCAATTGATTGGTTATTAAACCCGAACAATCTAGGAACTGCGGATAAAGTTTCTCAATACTTACCAGTTCTTTTGAAGGAAAAAGGAATTTACTCGTTAAAATATGAAAATGGTAAGATGTTTATTTTATAA
- a CDS encoding class I SAM-dependent methyltransferase encodes MKSGTAENLPFKDESFDVVYHVGGINYFNDKGKAISEMIRIAKSGTKIVIVDETEKLVNETYKKTPITKKYYREEQSIAAPIELIPKGMLDINHKVVCHELMYCLSFRKP; translated from the coding sequence ATAAAATCAGGAACAGCAGAGAATTTACCTTTCAAGGATGAGAGTTTTGATGTTGTATACCATGTTGGAGGAATAAATTATTTTAATGATAAAGGTAAGGCAATTAGTGAGATGATAAGGATAGCTAAAAGTGGAACTAAGATTGTAATAGTAGATGAAACTGAAAAATTAGTAAATGAAACCTATAAAAAAACCCCAATAACAAAAAAGTATTATCGTGAAGAACAGAGCATAGCTGCACCTATAGAATTAATTCCAAAAGGAATGCTAGATATAAATCATAAAGTAGTTTGTCACGAGTTGATGTATTGTCTATCATTTAGAAAGCCATAA
- a CDS encoding type II toxin-antitoxin system Phd/YefM family antitoxin: MLSFNPTNARKNLYQLIKQVNEDNTPIEITNTKNDDGAVLVSKRDWDAIQETLYLQSTGVLDRMKHFENEETEDLGDIDWDT; this comes from the coding sequence GTGTTAAGTTTCAACCCAACAAATGCAAGAAAAAACCTTTACCAATTGATTAAACAAGTTAATGAGGATAATACACCGATTGAAATAACTAACACAAAAAATGATGATGGCGCTGTTCTTGTTAGTAAAAGAGATTGGGACGCCATACAGGAAACACTTTATTTGCAAAGTACTGGGGTTCTTGATCGAATGAAACACTTTGAAAATGAAGAGACAGAGGATTTGGGTGATATTGATTGGGATACGTAA
- a CDS encoding GNAT family N-acetyltransferase — MEEQIPDKNLFMMCRKLDNDATRELPNSFHVRYCRKNELDLWKAMHFDTPELATKYYDFMTAYFNDVYLPKGDLFFQRCMVVCDQADKPIGTCFLWKSYNSIWTLHWFKVLKDCEGEGIGRALLSIVMKSLPEDEYPVFLHTQPESYRAIKLYSDFGFCLLSDPLIGNRQNDLDECLPVLQRYMPRSDFEKLKISRAPQFFLDAVCSSNMNEF; from the coding sequence ATGGAAGAACAAATACCAGATAAGAATTTATTTATGATGTGCCGTAAATTAGATAACGATGCTACAAGAGAATTACCGAACAGCTTTCATGTGCGTTATTGTAGGAAAAATGAGTTAGACCTTTGGAAGGCAATGCACTTTGATACTCCTGAACTAGCAACGAAATACTACGACTTTATGACAGCGTATTTTAACGATGTATATTTACCAAAAGGAGATTTGTTTTTCCAACGATGTATGGTTGTCTGTGATCAGGCTGATAAGCCTATAGGAACTTGTTTTTTATGGAAATCTTACAACTCAATATGGACTTTGCATTGGTTTAAGGTCTTGAAAGATTGTGAAGGGGAAGGTATAGGTAGGGCGCTACTTTCAATCGTTATGAAGAGCTTACCAGAAGATGAATACCCGGTATTTCTGCATACTCAACCAGAAAGTTACCGAGCAATCAAACTATATTCTGATTTCGGTTTTTGCTTATTATCAGATCCTCTTATAGGCAACAGGCAAAATGATTTGGATGAATGCTTGCCTGTATTGCAGAGATATATGCCACGATCAGATTTTGAAAAGCTGAAGATCTCCCGTGCACCTCAGTTTTTCCTAGATGCCGTTTGCAGTTCAAACATGAATGAATTTTAA
- a CDS encoding nucleotidyltransferase domain-containing protein yields the protein MVTVDNIIQDITKELDGLPGVVGIVLGGSRARETHNSDSDIDIGIYYDESKGFNTNDIEKSAFNLNDEKKDHLITSLGEWGEWINGGGWLVVHEYHVDLIFRDIKRVSKVIDDCLSGAVSIHYQTGHPHGYLNVMYMGELAVCNILSDPEGKLSELKKKTEPYPEKLKKAMIQYFSFEASFSLMFMEANANKDDISYVMGHCFRSISCLNQVLFAKNEVYCINEKKAVAMIQNFPLKPTDYKKRIDDFISLLSADGEKAEKAVKKLKELITETEAL from the coding sequence ATGGTAACTGTCGATAATATAATTCAAGATATAACAAAAGAACTAGATGGACTGCCAGGTGTGGTAGGAATTGTGTTAGGTGGATCCAGGGCAAGAGAAACACATAATTCGGATTCTGATATAGATATTGGAATTTACTATGATGAATCAAAAGGGTTCAATACAAATGATATCGAAAAATCAGCATTCAATCTTAATGACGAAAAAAAAGACCATCTAATCACATCCTTAGGTGAATGGGGCGAATGGATAAATGGCGGCGGCTGGTTAGTTGTGCATGAATACCATGTAGATCTCATATTTCGTGATATCAAACGAGTCAGCAAGGTTATTGATGACTGTCTGTCAGGTGCTGTATCCATTCATTATCAAACGGGGCATCCACATGGTTATTTGAATGTCATGTATATGGGGGAATTAGCCGTTTGTAATATTTTATCTGACCCTGAAGGCAAACTAAGTGAATTGAAAAAGAAAACGGAACCTTATCCCGAGAAATTGAAAAAAGCGATGATCCAGTATTTTTCTTTTGAAGCTTCATTTTCCCTTATGTTTATGGAAGCCAATGCGAATAAGGACGATATTTCGTATGTGATGGGCCATTGTTTTCGAAGTATTTCTTGTTTAAATCAAGTTCTCTTTGCGAAAAACGAAGTGTATTGTATCAATGAAAAGAAAGCTGTGGCCATGATCCAAAATTTCCCGCTAAAGCCTACGGACTATAAAAAACGAATCGATGATTTTATTTCTCTGCTTTCAGCGGATGGTGAAAAGGCGGAAAAAGCAGTGAAGAAGTTAAAAGAACTAATCACTGAAACAGAAGCATTATAA
- a CDS encoding ABC transporter permease gives MVTFNDFKYVFQMQFNKSFGYLPYYMILQMIISLGIVIGFTYLIGNSNTESLLYLATGAPTIVLILTGVVLLPQQIATSKTEGYHQFLRTWPVNRGIILVADTLIWLIVAIPGIVISILVAHFMFHPGYDVTWNLVPALLLTAFTSIGIGYGFSYLLPPQLSMVLSNVLAFGSLMFAPINFPMERLPAWLQNVHDFLPLYSMAEVMRDALATSTFAASTGNYVNLAVWGIVGFCGTIVLINKK, from the coding sequence ATGGTAACTTTCAACGACTTCAAGTACGTGTTTCAAATGCAATTTAATAAGAGTTTTGGCTACCTGCCTTACTACATGATTCTTCAAATGATCATTTCACTAGGAATTGTGATAGGTTTCACCTATTTAATTGGCAATTCAAACACGGAATCTTTACTTTATTTAGCAACCGGGGCTCCCACCATAGTGTTAATTCTTACAGGGGTCGTTCTTTTGCCCCAACAAATTGCTACCTCCAAAACGGAAGGGTATCACCAATTTTTACGTACTTGGCCAGTAAATAGAGGTATTATCCTTGTGGCGGACACATTAATATGGTTGATCGTAGCGATTCCAGGTATTGTCATTTCGATCTTAGTTGCCCACTTCATGTTTCATCCAGGATATGATGTTACATGGAACCTTGTTCCGGCACTTTTGTTAACAGCCTTCACGTCAATAGGCATCGGTTATGGATTTTCTTATCTATTACCTCCGCAACTATCAATGGTGCTTTCTAATGTGCTTGCCTTTGGATCGCTTATGTTTGCACCTATCAATTTTCCTATGGAGCGGCTTCCTGCATGGCTTCAAAACGTCCATGATTTTTTGCCCTTGTATTCGATGGCTGAAGTAATGCGAGATGCTTTGGCAACCTCAACCTTCGCTGCAAGTACCGGAAATTACGTTAATTTAGCGGTATGGGGTATTGTCGGCTTCTGTGGTACCATTGTCCTTATAAATAAAAAATAA
- a CDS encoding ABC transporter ATP-binding protein, producing MVLDVQNITKIYNDTRKSQIVANDHLTFGIDKGEIFGLLGHNGAGKTTLIHQIMGTLTPTSGNITLHGKSVQKFPKRARSLCSLQPQSEFQLGFLTPAQAVSTMGKMRGGGKKEVKQRMDMLFERLDIGKWAHTHGVKLSGGIRRLTVFCMALIQPGKLVILDEPTNDVDPTRRRYLWDVIRELTNDGTSVILVTHNVIEAEKAVDRLAILHNGQFAAKGTVPEVKRKVTDQKRLEINLLSIFDRHEDHDWSISTHRNGANVIYSLDESSVSTAIEWAEFRLKQGNILDYSLSPKTLEDVYVELTAKEGGADFVEC from the coding sequence ATGGTGCTTGATGTGCAAAATATAACGAAAATTTACAATGATACTCGCAAATCCCAAATCGTTGCAAATGATCATCTCACGTTTGGTATAGACAAAGGAGAAATATTTGGTCTTTTGGGTCATAATGGTGCTGGAAAAACTACACTGATCCATCAAATAATGGGGACATTGACACCTACAAGTGGAAATATAACCCTACATGGTAAATCGGTACAGAAGTTTCCGAAGCGAGCACGTTCGCTTTGTTCATTACAACCGCAATCAGAATTTCAACTTGGTTTTTTAACGCCCGCTCAAGCTGTTTCAACGATGGGAAAAATGAGAGGCGGAGGTAAAAAAGAAGTCAAGCAACGGATGGATATGTTATTCGAAAGATTGGATATTGGAAAATGGGCTCATACGCACGGCGTCAAACTTTCTGGAGGGATTCGCAGGTTAACAGTTTTTTGCATGGCCCTTATCCAACCTGGAAAACTTGTCATATTGGATGAACCTACTAATGATGTGGATCCAACGAGACGAAGGTATCTTTGGGACGTGATACGTGAATTAACGAATGATGGAACCTCGGTTATCCTGGTCACCCATAATGTCATTGAGGCAGAAAAGGCGGTGGACCGACTAGCAATATTACATAACGGACAGTTTGCCGCGAAGGGTACTGTTCCTGAAGTGAAAAGAAAGGTAACGGATCAAAAACGTCTGGAAATTAACTTGTTATCCATATTTGATCGCCACGAAGATCATGACTGGTCCATATCCACACATCGAAATGGGGCAAATGTTATTTACTCACTGGATGAGTCATCCGTCTCAACAGCCATAGAATGGGCAGAATTTCGGTTGAAACAAGGTAATATATTGGACTACTCCTTATCGCCAAAGACGCTAGAAGACGTTTATGTTGAATTAACAGCTAAAGAAGGAGGCGCTGATTTTGTAGAATGCTAA
- a CDS encoding MerR family transcriptional regulator — protein sequence MYTIGELSKHTGVTVRTLDYYDEIHLISPSSKTDGGHRLYSDDDVLKLERVLAMKYMGFSLGHIKNILEQPSTTWQESIQEQLDYVRREQERLQTLEEALLGVSYSIDFEGEANWSVIFQIIQLYQQDSSNILQPYHEYLNEDDIKKITNMNPAQMKEEDVREWMQVIRTIKQNLHLPPDSKEAWQLVERWSKQAEKMFSNDEQLLGDMWEALQHLTDDIAFYPMNQEVVHFLKQVFIAYENESENDS from the coding sequence ATGTATACCATCGGGGAATTGTCAAAGCACACAGGGGTGACCGTCAGGACACTGGATTATTATGATGAGATCCACTTGATCTCCCCCTCCTCCAAAACGGATGGCGGACATCGTTTATACAGTGACGATGATGTGCTTAAGTTGGAACGTGTTTTAGCGATGAAATATATGGGTTTCTCGCTCGGACACATTAAAAACATTTTGGAACAGCCGAGTACAACATGGCAGGAATCGATACAAGAGCAATTGGATTATGTCCGACGGGAACAGGAGCGTTTACAGACGTTAGAGGAAGCACTCCTCGGGGTCTCCTATTCGATCGATTTCGAAGGTGAAGCAAACTGGTCCGTTATTTTTCAAATTATTCAGTTGTATCAACAGGACTCATCCAATATTTTACAACCATACCATGAATACCTAAACGAAGATGACATAAAAAAGATCACAAACATGAATCCTGCGCAGATGAAGGAAGAAGACGTCCGAGAATGGATGCAGGTTATTCGAACTATCAAACAAAACCTCCATCTGCCACCTGATTCCAAAGAAGCTTGGCAACTTGTGGAACGATGGTCCAAACAGGCGGAGAAGATGTTTAGCAACGATGAACAATTACTCGGGGACATGTGGGAAGCATTGCAACATTTAACAGACGATATCGCTTTCTATCCAATGAATCAGGAAGTTGTTCATTTTTTAAAGCAGGTATTTATCGCTTATGAAAATGAATCGGAAAATGACAGTTAA
- a CDS encoding HD domain-containing protein: MIEIRKYLNFMNEVEGLKSVTRTSWMQSGRQESTAEHSWRLALFVSITAKHFPELDYEKVLFISLIHDLGERYSGDQSAVLLSDKQKKTREEKVAIEKLASYLPSEAGKQIIDVWEEYEEGVTKEAVFVKALDKAETIIQHNQGQNPSDFNYEFNLTYGLKYFEEGAFLKSLRAELDRETRNELDK, translated from the coding sequence ATGATAGAAATTAGAAAATATCTTAATTTTATGAACGAAGTTGAAGGATTGAAGTCTGTCACAAGGACTTCTTGGATGCAATCGGGTCGTCAAGAAAGTACAGCTGAACATTCATGGAGATTAGCACTTTTTGTATCCATCACCGCTAAGCATTTTCCAGAATTAGATTACGAAAAAGTCCTGTTTATAAGTTTAATTCATGATCTCGGTGAACGTTACAGTGGAGATCAATCAGCAGTATTATTATCAGATAAACAAAAGAAAACAAGAGAAGAAAAGGTGGCAATTGAAAAGTTAGCATCTTATCTGCCATCTGAAGCAGGTAAGCAAATCATTGATGTTTGGGAGGAATATGAGGAGGGTGTAACGAAAGAAGCGGTTTTCGTGAAAGCACTTGATAAGGCTGAAACCATCATACAGCATAATCAGGGTCAAAATCCTTCTGACTTTAACTATGAATTTAATCTCACATATGGCCTGAAATATTTTGAAGAAGGTGCTTTTTTAAAAAGCTTAAGAGCGGAATTGGATAGGGAGACAAGAAACGAATTAGACAAATAA
- a CDS encoding DUF6414 family protein: MKLDFRDFYYLDSDYVDNLSGHISGFIENEYSEVEKEEETNKGKGNVGFGVAGVDLGRDSKTGKKTSRKGVVNSEIRYKKLFDSLKELGLEQIDSFDDYLWNMIVEEGEFIEVRGSLYFTQVYDLEQQINIIGGFGSDLGFIDKKEADEVTNQISKIKELQEINGIPVKIETSDAKYKFIAYLNSKFLVKEQSDITGNDYKILCKIEKKIISGEAYELFDIKELERKTTNRAERRKKGNTLPKEFKETIVGPAAVVLPIAIYR, translated from the coding sequence ATGAAATTAGACTTTAGAGATTTTTATTATTTAGATAGTGATTACGTAGATAATCTGTCAGGTCATATTTCTGGTTTTATCGAAAATGAATACTCAGAAGTTGAAAAAGAAGAAGAAACAAATAAAGGAAAAGGTAATGTAGGTTTTGGCGTTGCAGGAGTTGATTTAGGAAGGGACTCCAAAACAGGCAAAAAGACTTCTAGAAAAGGCGTCGTTAACAGTGAAATAAGATATAAAAAGCTATTTGATTCCTTAAAAGAACTTGGGCTAGAACAAATTGATTCCTTTGATGATTATTTGTGGAATATGATAGTTGAAGAAGGTGAGTTTATAGAAGTCAGAGGAAGTTTATATTTTACTCAAGTTTATGACTTAGAGCAACAGATTAATATTATCGGAGGATTTGGAAGTGATTTAGGATTCATCGATAAGAAAGAAGCAGACGAAGTAACAAATCAAATATCAAAAATTAAAGAGTTACAAGAAATCAACGGTATTCCCGTAAAAATTGAAACCTCGGATGCAAAGTATAAATTTATTGCATACTTAAACAGTAAATTTTTGGTCAAAGAGCAAAGTGATATTACTGGAAATGACTATAAAATACTATGCAAAATAGAAAAAAAAATCATCTCAGGTGAAGCGTACGAGCTTTTTGATATAAAGGAATTAGAAAGAAAAACGACTAACCGGGCTGAAAGAAGAAAGAAAGGTAATACTTTGCCAAAAGAATTTAAAGAAACTATTGTAGGACCCGCAGCTGTTGTATTGCCAATTGCTATATATAGATAA